A stretch of Salvelinus alpinus chromosome 4, SLU_Salpinus.1, whole genome shotgun sequence DNA encodes these proteins:
- the LOC139574552 gene encoding glutaredoxin domain-containing cysteine-rich protein 1-like, with translation MEETMLTLPGEEKPQKQLRFRVASGNSGRVLKEIFKDEGPSDSLDSDCTSSLDVDRISTPSTSGDANGHGFLYGFLGSELDYSESEPDDLLMYAGASKDRALISHKRVNILSNNGTVRGVKHKVSAGQALFENLPNAFGPKLTLEFGRIVIYTTSFRVVRATFERCELVRKIFSNHRVKFLEKNIALDCEYGKDLEERCKRVGEPPSLPVVFIDGHYLGGAEKILGMNESGELQDLLAKIERVQHPHTCQTCGGFAFVPCPMCHGSKMSVFRNCFTDSFKALKCTWCNENGLQPCSSCSQ, from the exons ATGGAGGAGACAATGTTGACACTGCCGGGTGAAGAGAAGCCCCAGAAGCAGCTGAGGTTCCGCGTGGCTTCGGGGAATAGCGGTCGGGTGCTGAAGGAGATTTTTAAAGATGAGGGGCCATCAGACTCGTTGGATTCAGACTGCACCAGTAGTTTGGATGTAGACCGGATCAGTACACCTTCCACAAGTGGAGATGCTAACGGACATGGTTTTCTGTATGGGTTTCTGGGCTCCGAGTTGGATTATAGCGAGAGTGAGCCAGATGATCTGCTCATGTATGCGGGGGCCTCAAAGGACAGAGCACTGATCAGCCACAAGCGTGTCAACATCCTCAGCAACAATGGGACTGTGAGGGGAGTCAAGCACAAAGTCAGTGCAGGTCAGGCCTTATTTGAAAATCTCCCTAATGCATTTGGG CCGAAGTTGACACTAGAGTTTGGGCGGATAGTGATATACACCACCAGCTTCCGGGTAGTAAGGGCCACATTTGAGCGGTGTGAGTTGGTCCGCAAGATCTTCTCCAACCACAGGGTCAAGTTCCTGGAAAAGAACATAGCCCTGGACTGTGAGTATGGGAAGGACCTGGAGGAACGATGCAAGCGTGTGGGCGAACCTCCCTCGCTACCAGTCGTGTTCATCGATGGACACTATCTCGGG GGTGCTGAAAAAATATTGGGCATGAATGAATCAGGAGAACTTCAGGATCTTCTGGCCAAAATTGAG AGGGTACAGCACCCCCACACGTGCCAGACCTGTGGGGGCTTTGCCTTCGTCCCGTGCCCCATGTGCCATGGTAGCAAGATGTCTGTTTTCCGCAACTGCTTCACAGACTCTTTCAAAGCCCTGAAGTGCACCTGGTGCAATGAGAACGGCCTGCAGCCCTGTTCCAGCTGCAGCCAATGA